The proteins below are encoded in one region of Paenibacillus sp. YYML68:
- a CDS encoding isocitrate/isopropylmalate dehydrogenase family protein, whose protein sequence is MSNYHIAVLPGDGIGPEVTAEALKVLDAAQSQYGFTLNYESLDCGAERFLRTGVTMPDDQYEVCKQADAILMGAIGLPEARHPDGREVNGDVIFRLRFGLDLYAGVRPVTLYEGVTSPLRDVSKGIDYVIVRENVEGLYASRTGGCNVRGEVATDTIIMTRTGVTKITRFAFELAQKRSGRPTDGKSIVTCVDKANVLSSYAYFRSVYDEVAEQYPAISKDYAYVDAMTLYQVLSPHHYDVVVAENMFADIISDLSSATIGGLGMAPSGDIGDEHALFQPSHGSAPTIAGRNVANPIATILSGSMMLDWLADRHHDPVLKEAARGIDAAVRTVLRQKDIRTADIGGTSSTTQVGDAVAAALQSGV, encoded by the coding sequence ATGAGCAACTACCATATTGCCGTACTACCGGGCGATGGCATTGGACCAGAGGTAACGGCAGAGGCGCTGAAGGTATTGGACGCAGCACAGAGTCAATACGGCTTTACGCTCAACTATGAATCGTTGGACTGCGGTGCCGAGAGATTCCTGCGTACCGGAGTCACGATGCCTGACGATCAGTATGAGGTGTGCAAGCAAGCTGACGCTATACTGATGGGGGCAATAGGTCTGCCGGAGGCGAGACATCCGGACGGTCGCGAGGTGAATGGAGATGTCATCTTCCGTCTCCGGTTCGGCCTTGACCTGTACGCAGGTGTTCGACCGGTTACGCTGTATGAAGGGGTCACCAGCCCTCTGCGCGATGTCTCCAAGGGCATCGATTATGTCATCGTTCGTGAAAATGTAGAAGGGCTCTACGCCTCCCGCACAGGAGGCTGCAACGTTCGCGGCGAGGTCGCAACCGATACGATTATTATGACGAGGACGGGCGTGACCAAGATTACGAGGTTCGCCTTCGAGCTCGCCCAGAAGCGTTCGGGACGACCGACCGATGGCAAGTCGATCGTCACCTGTGTCGACAAGGCGAATGTTCTCAGCTCGTATGCCTATTTCCGGAGTGTGTATGATGAGGTGGCGGAGCAGTATCCTGCAATATCCAAAGACTATGCTTATGTGGACGCGATGACGCTGTATCAGGTGCTAAGCCCTCACCACTACGATGTGGTCGTTGCGGAGAATATGTTCGCTGACATCATCTCCGACCTCTCCTCGGCCACGATCGGAGGTCTCGGTATGGCACCCTCGGGGGATATCGGTGATGAGCACGCGTTGTTCCAGCCTTCTCATGGCTCGGCTCCCACGATTGCGGGAAGGAATGTAGCCAATCCGATCGCTACGATATTGTCGGGCTCGATGATGCTGGACTGGCTGGCTGATCGTCATCACGATCCGGTGTTGAAGGAAGCGGCCCGAGGTATTGATGCTGCGGTCAGAACGGTATTACGTCAGAAGGACATTCGCACGGCTGACATTGGCGGTACCTCCTCTACGACCCAGGTAGGCGATGCGGTAGCTGCCGCCTTGCAAAGCGGGGTGTAG
- a CDS encoding amidohydrolase family protein has protein sequence MTIHSKRPGVIDTHVHLGVSRFSGVGTTPEAIIQAMDGYGIHTSLVMPQPTLESIPDVHKAIHEMSLQYPGRIYGMASIDPWLSEEAYRAEAAVCMEQYGFVALKLHPLGHNISPLSAGCEKIYETASAYRVPVLVHTGIGNPFSLPSLLIDAAKRYPDVTFVLAHAGFAVYTDEAVVAAKYCDNIILEPSWCPTYTVVKMISAIGAERIIMGSDHLSNLPVELVKYQSIGLSDADLERILVTNPQRIFNI, from the coding sequence ATGACCATACACAGCAAGCGTCCGGGAGTGATTGACACTCATGTGCATTTGGGCGTTTCGCGCTTCTCCGGCGTAGGTACAACACCCGAAGCGATCATTCAAGCGATGGACGGCTACGGAATTCATACCAGTCTGGTCATGCCGCAGCCGACACTGGAATCGATACCCGACGTTCATAAGGCGATTCACGAGATGAGCCTGCAATACCCCGGCCGCATATATGGGATGGCCAGCATCGATCCTTGGCTGAGTGAGGAGGCGTATCGGGCGGAGGCCGCTGTCTGCATGGAGCAGTATGGCTTCGTTGCACTGAAGCTGCATCCGCTCGGACACAACATCTCTCCACTCTCCGCAGGCTGCGAGAAAATCTATGAGACGGCATCCGCATACCGGGTCCCTGTTCTGGTGCATACCGGCATCGGCAATCCGTTCTCCTTGCCTTCGCTTCTGATCGACGCGGCCAAGAGGTACCCGGACGTTACCTTCGTGCTGGCCCATGCCGGCTTTGCCGTGTATACGGATGAAGCAGTCGTGGCAGCGAAGTATTGCGACAACATCATACTCGAGCCTTCCTGGTGTCCGACCTACACCGTTGTGAAGATGATCAGCGCCATAGGTGCTGAACGCATCATTATGGGCTCCGATCATCTCAGCAACCTGCCGGTCGAATTAGTGAAGTATCAATCGATCGGGCTGTCGGATGCCGACCTCGAGCGTATTCTTGTGACGAATCCGCAACGAATATTTAACATCTAG
- a CDS encoding fumarylacetoacetate hydrolase family protein has product MKFARFRVGNESQWKFGILEEEGKLRVVEGSILGQWLPTDDVYPLEHVKLGAPLIPNQIIGIGLNYVAQGEAKPEAGQQMPTFFFKPPSTVVGPNEQLIIPDDLTEIKFEAEIAVVIGKSAYRVTAEQALDYVFGYTIANDVTATSYFHPNGNWTLSKVFPTFTPLGPYIETELDLTRTVIRSELNGELKQCSGTERMIESIPDIIAYLTKLMPLHPGDVILSGAPAGADLFRRGDTIKCSVEGIGELVNQAALGTDDRLS; this is encoded by the coding sequence ATGAAATTCGCCCGTTTTCGCGTTGGCAACGAAAGCCAGTGGAAATTCGGAATACTTGAAGAAGAAGGAAAGCTGCGGGTCGTAGAGGGAAGCATACTGGGACAGTGGCTGCCCACGGATGACGTCTATCCACTGGAGCATGTGAAGCTGGGTGCTCCCCTCATACCTAATCAGATCATCGGGATCGGCTTGAACTATGTAGCACAAGGTGAGGCTAAGCCGGAGGCTGGGCAGCAGATGCCCACCTTCTTCTTCAAGCCGCCTTCGACCGTAGTAGGACCGAACGAGCAGTTGATCATTCCTGATGATCTTACGGAAATTAAGTTTGAAGCCGAGATCGCAGTCGTTATCGGTAAATCGGCTTACCGGGTTACAGCCGAGCAAGCGCTGGATTACGTGTTCGGCTATACGATCGCGAATGACGTCACTGCGACCTCGTATTTTCATCCCAATGGGAACTGGACCTTGTCCAAAGTATTCCCGACCTTCACGCCGCTTGGTCCTTACATCGAGACGGAGCTGGACCTGACGCGTACTGTCATCCGTTCCGAGCTGAACGGCGAATTGAAGCAATGCAGCGGTACAGAGCGGATGATTGAATCGATTCCGGACATCATTGCTTACTTGACGAAGCTGATGCCGCTGCATCCGGGGGATGTCATTCTCTCTGGAGCGCCTGCAGGAGCGGACCTGTTCAGACGTGGGGATACGATCAAGTGCAGCGTAGAGGGCATCGGTGAGCTTGTGAATCAAGCAGCTCTTGGTACAGACGATCGGCTTAGTTGA